The following proteins are encoded in a genomic region of Drosophila bipectinata strain 14024-0381.07 chromosome XL, DbipHiC1v2, whole genome shotgun sequence:
- the slpr gene encoding mitogen-activated protein kinase kinase kinase isoform X2, protein MLPISEEQGQKLDQQLQDLQEPANGLDDTDVGNGSLWTALYDYDAQGEDELNLRRGQIVIVLSTDSEVSGDVGWWTGKIGDKVGVFPKDFVTDQDPLQLNVPSAIGDIQPHEIDYEELDIKEVIGSGGFCKVHRGFYDGEEVAIKIAHQTGEDDMQRMRDNVLQEAKLFWALKHKNIAALRGVCLKTKLCLVMEYARGGSLNRILAGKIPPDVLVNWAIQIARGMNYLHNEAPMSIIHRDLKSSNVLIYEAIEDNHLQQKTLKITDFGLAREMYNTQRMSAAGTYAWMPPEVISVSTYSKSSDVWSYGVLLWELITGETPYKGFDPLSVAYGVAVNTLTLPIPKTCPETWGALMKSCWQTDPHKRPGFKEILKQLESIAHSKFTLTPQESFHYMQECWKKEIAEVLHDLREKEKELRNKEEQLLRVQNEQREKATLLKIQEQNLREREMELIERELVMMQPVPSKRKPKKVKKHKPPLQISLPTGFRHTITAVRDKAEQPGSPSLSGLRIVALTDGHKGKTWGPSTMHQRERSLLPNQLGGSQLPEWPAQSSTHSSFSKSAPNLDKKQQQQLQQQQQQQQQQQLTPPANLGALCGGVVAAVVGGAGTGIPYFLTGQSIHHLTNNNNNNNHITNNSINNSTTTTTTTSSSNNNNNNISHSANNNNNQQNNIINHNNNQNNNNNNNNSNQNNSYNNSNNNNLSQTNSNASLANGMNSNSSQNKLYHRARSQEYGLDHHHPTLTISDDSSETDTVTGPMGCFPFLKPSGGNHLSSGSSGVPRFGGSLGNSPAVGRKKHSLDSNSSCSTTTNCQSNMVGGNPGGNQQLLYPPPSISLALTPAYQLPQRSSDDNNTYDHAFYRDVVKKIHASGKRVNSKSSGDLTMYSSSTRLTMARDYEDAEEAFEGGGRFHRNASGSQFPRHCFFTRQEGEPLDVGQELDDEDEDEDEGEASTTEKEPQQVRQNSTTSRKSSVTFQSVSFEEPNTSISFATYRSTSPSLSSSSHSASTSASSGPTGVDALNGVGGYHIQENSILTNRRMLDVQPHPDVIRMKENLLAEEQRQHTKNQKKQRPKQITKSKSVETPNEPNHSHHHHYHHPHHHRSTSKIQSLLNLFTRSHKKKNYSKLAEHNMAGMGVSGADFVAIDPYQTDHGSMKRKSKKKQTQSCEQLERC, encoded by the exons ATGCTCCCCATTAGCGAGGAGCAGGGCCAAAAGTTGGACCAGCAACTGCAGGACCTTCAGGAGCCGGCCAACGGTCTGGATGACACGGACGTGGGCAATGGCAGCCTGTGGACGGCCCTCTACGACTACGATGCCCAGGGCGAGGACGAGCTCAACCTCAGGCGCGGCCAGATAGTCATCGTACTGTCCACCGATAGCGAGGTGTCCGGCGATGTCGGCTGGTGGACGGGCAAGATCGGCGATAAG GTGGGTGTATTTCCCAAGGACTTTGTCACCGACCAGGATCCACTCCAGCTGAACGTACCCTCGGCCATCGGTGACATCCAGCCGCATGAGATCGACTACGAGGAGCTGGACATCAAGGAGGTGATCGGCTCGGGGGGCTTCTGTAAAGTGCATCGCGGCTTCTACGATGGCGAGGAGGTGGCCATCAAGATAGCCCACCAAACGGGCGAGGATGACATGCAACGGATGCGCGACAATGTCCTCCAGGAGGCGAAACTCTTCTGGGCCCTCAAGCACAAGAACATCGCCGCCCTGCGCGGTGTCTGCCTCAAGACGAAGCTCTGCCTGGTGATGGAATACGCCCGTGGTGGCAGCTTGAATCGCATACTGGCCGGCAAGATCCCACCCGATGTCCTTGTCAACTGGGCGATCCAAATAGCACGCGGCATGAACTATCTGCACAATGAGGCGCCCATGTCGATCATACACCGTGACCTCAAGTCCTCCAATGTGCTCATCTACGAGGCCATCGAGGACAATCATCTGCAGCAGAAGACGCTGAAGATCACGGACTTTGGCCTCGCCAGGGAGATGTACAACACGCAGCGGATGAGTGCGGCGGGCACGTATGCCTGGATGCCGCCCGAGGTGATCAGTGTCAGCACGTACTCCAA ATCATCGGATGTTTGGAGCTATGGTGTGCTGCTCTGGGAACTGATTACCGGCGAGACGCCCTACAAGGGATTCGATCCCCTGTCCGTGGCCTATGGCGTGGCTGTCAATACGCTGACGCTGCCGATACCAAAAACCTGCCCCGAAACCTGGGGAGCTCTCATGAAGA GCTGCTGGCAAACGGATCCACACAAGCGACCTGGTTTCAAGGAGATACTCAAGCAACTGGAGAGCATCGCTCACTCCAAGTTCACGCTGACGCCGCAAGAGTCCTTCCACTACATGCAGGAGTGCTGGAAGAAGGAGATCGCCGAGGTGCTGCACGATCTGCGCGAAAAAGAAAAG GAATTGCGCAACAAGGAGGAACAGCTGCTGAGGGTGCAAAACGAGCAGCGCGAGAAGGCGACTCTCCTGAAGATCCAGGAGCAAAATCTGCGGGAACGCGAAATGGAACTGATCGAAAGGGAGTTGGTGATGATGCAGCCAGTGCCCTCAAAGCGAAAACCCAAAAAGGTCAAAAAG CATAAACCTCCTTTACAAATATCCCTGCCCACGGGCTTCCGGCACACCATTACGGCCGTACGCGACAAGGCGGAGCAGCCCGGATCGCCCTCCCTCTCTGGACTGCGCATTGTGGCAC taACCGATGGGCACAAGGGCAAGACCTGGGGCCCCTCGACGATGCACCAGCGTGAGAGATCCCTGCTCCCCAATCAGCTGGGCGGCAGCCAGTTGCCCGAGTGGCCAGCCCAGAGTTCCACCCACTCCAGCTTCAGTAAGAGTGCTCCCAATCTGGACaagaagcagcaacaacaattgcaacaacaacaacaacagcagcaacaacaacaactaacgCCGCCAGCAAATTTGGGAGCATTGTGTGGTGGTGTCGTTGCCGCTGTGGTTGGTGGAGCCGGTACAGGTATACCATATTTTCTAACGGGACAATCCATCCACCACTtgaccaacaacaacaacaacaacaaccacatcACCAACAACTCAATCAACaactccaccaccaccaccaccacaacctcctcctccaacaacaacaacaacaacataagTCACtccgccaacaacaacaacaatcaacaaaataatattattaatcataacaataatcagaataataataataataataataatagtaatcaGAATAATAGCTACAATAATAGTAACAATAACAACCTCAGCCAAACTAACTCGAACGCATCACTAGCCAATGGAATGAACTCCAACAGCAGCCAGAACAAGCTCTATCATCGGGCGCGGAGCCAGGAATACGGTCTCGATCATCATCATCCCACGTTAACGATCTCCGACGATAGCTCGGAAACGGATACGGTCACCGGGCCAATGGGCTGTTTCCCCTTTCTCAAGCCCAGTGGCGGGAATCATTTGTCGTCCGGATCCTCGGGTGTGCCCCGATTCGGTGGCAGTCTGGGCAATAGTCCGGCCGTGGGCCGTAAGAAGCACTCGCTGGACAGCAATAGCAGctgcagcaccaccaccaactGCCAGAGCAATATGGTTGGAGGGAATCCGGGTGGCAACCAGCAGCTACTGTATCCGCCGCCCTCCATCAGCCTGGCCCTGACACCCGCCTACCAGCTGCCCCAGCGATCCTCGGACGACAACAATACGTACGATCATGCCTTCTACCGGGACGTGGTGAAGAAGATCCACGCCAGCGGCAAGCGGGTCAACTCCAAGTCGAGCGGGGATCTCACCATGTACAGCTCTAGCACGAGGCTGACGATGGCGCGGGACTACGAGGATGCGGAGGAGGCCTTCGAGGGCGGTGGACGCTTCCATCGGAACGCCTCGGGCTCACAGTTTCCGCGGCACTGTTTCTTCACGCGGCAGGAAGGTGAACCATTGGATGTGGGCCAAGAGCTggacgacgaggacgaggatgagGACGAAGGAGAAGCCTCAACGACGGAGAAGGAGCCTCAGCAAGTGCGCCAAAACTCCACCACCTCGCGCAAGAGCTCGGTGACCTTTCAGAGTGTCAGCTTCGAGGAGCCGAACACCTCCATTAGCTTCGCCACCTACCGCTCCACCTCTCCGTCGCTGTCATCCTCCTCGCACTCGGCCTCCACGTCCGCCTCGTCGGGACCCACGGGCGTAGATGCCCTGAACGGCGTCGGCGGCTATCACATACAGGAGAACTCGATCCTGACCAACCGGCGAATGCTGGACGTCCAACCGCATCCGGATGTGATCCGAATGAAGGAGAACCTGCTGGCCGAGGAGCAGCGCCAGCacaccaaaaaccaaaagaagCAACGCCCCAAGCAGATCACCAAGTCCAAGTCCGTGGAGACGCCCAACGAACCGAATCACTCGCACCATCATCACTACCATCATCCGCATCATCATCGGTCCACCAGCAAGATCCAGTCCCTCCTGAATCTCTTCACGCGCTCCCACAAGAAGAAGAACTACAGCAAGCTGGCGGAGCACAATATGGCGGGCATGGGTGTGTCCGGTGCGGATTTCGTGGCCATAGATCCCTACCAGACGGATCATGGATCGATGAAGCGGAAGAGCAAGAAGAAGCAGACGCAGTCCTGCGAGCAATTGGAGAGGTGTTAG
- the slpr gene encoding mitogen-activated protein kinase kinase kinase isoform X1 has product MLPISEEQGQKLDQQLQDLQEPANGLDDTDVGNGSLWTALYDYDAQGEDELNLRRGQIVIVLSTDSEVSGDVGWWTGKIGDKVGVFPKDFVTDQDPLQLNVPSAIGDIQPHEIDYEELDIKEVIGSGGFCKVHRGFYDGEEVAIKIAHQTGEDDMQRMRDNVLQEAKLFWALKHKNIAALRGVCLKTKLCLVMEYARGGSLNRILAGKIPPDVLVNWAIQIARGMNYLHNEAPMSIIHRDLKSSNVLIYEAIEDNHLQQKTLKITDFGLAREMYNTQRMSAAGTYAWMPPEVISVSTYSKSSDVWSYGVLLWELITGETPYKGFDPLSVAYGVAVNTLTLPIPKTCPETWGALMKSCWQTDPHKRPGFKEILKQLESIAHSKFTLTPQESFHYMQECWKKEIAEVLHDLREKEKRFQTIEEELRNKEEQLLRVQNEQREKATLLKIQEQNLREREMELIERELVMMQPVPSKRKPKKVKKHKPPLQISLPTGFRHTITAVRDKAEQPGSPSLSGLRIVALTDGHKGKTWGPSTMHQRERSLLPNQLGGSQLPEWPAQSSTHSSFSKSAPNLDKKQQQQLQQQQQQQQQQQLTPPANLGALCGGVVAAVVGGAGTGIPYFLTGQSIHHLTNNNNNNNHITNNSINNSTTTTTTTSSSNNNNNNISHSANNNNNQQNNIINHNNNQNNNNNNNNSNQNNSYNNSNNNNLSQTNSNASLANGMNSNSSQNKLYHRARSQEYGLDHHHPTLTISDDSSETDTVTGPMGCFPFLKPSGGNHLSSGSSGVPRFGGSLGNSPAVGRKKHSLDSNSSCSTTTNCQSNMVGGNPGGNQQLLYPPPSISLALTPAYQLPQRSSDDNNTYDHAFYRDVVKKIHASGKRVNSKSSGDLTMYSSSTRLTMARDYEDAEEAFEGGGRFHRNASGSQFPRHCFFTRQEGEPLDVGQELDDEDEDEDEGEASTTEKEPQQVRQNSTTSRKSSVTFQSVSFEEPNTSISFATYRSTSPSLSSSSHSASTSASSGPTGVDALNGVGGYHIQENSILTNRRMLDVQPHPDVIRMKENLLAEEQRQHTKNQKKQRPKQITKSKSVETPNEPNHSHHHHYHHPHHHRSTSKIQSLLNLFTRSHKKKNYSKLAEHNMAGMGVSGADFVAIDPYQTDHGSMKRKSKKKQTQSCEQLERC; this is encoded by the exons ATGCTCCCCATTAGCGAGGAGCAGGGCCAAAAGTTGGACCAGCAACTGCAGGACCTTCAGGAGCCGGCCAACGGTCTGGATGACACGGACGTGGGCAATGGCAGCCTGTGGACGGCCCTCTACGACTACGATGCCCAGGGCGAGGACGAGCTCAACCTCAGGCGCGGCCAGATAGTCATCGTACTGTCCACCGATAGCGAGGTGTCCGGCGATGTCGGCTGGTGGACGGGCAAGATCGGCGATAAG GTGGGTGTATTTCCCAAGGACTTTGTCACCGACCAGGATCCACTCCAGCTGAACGTACCCTCGGCCATCGGTGACATCCAGCCGCATGAGATCGACTACGAGGAGCTGGACATCAAGGAGGTGATCGGCTCGGGGGGCTTCTGTAAAGTGCATCGCGGCTTCTACGATGGCGAGGAGGTGGCCATCAAGATAGCCCACCAAACGGGCGAGGATGACATGCAACGGATGCGCGACAATGTCCTCCAGGAGGCGAAACTCTTCTGGGCCCTCAAGCACAAGAACATCGCCGCCCTGCGCGGTGTCTGCCTCAAGACGAAGCTCTGCCTGGTGATGGAATACGCCCGTGGTGGCAGCTTGAATCGCATACTGGCCGGCAAGATCCCACCCGATGTCCTTGTCAACTGGGCGATCCAAATAGCACGCGGCATGAACTATCTGCACAATGAGGCGCCCATGTCGATCATACACCGTGACCTCAAGTCCTCCAATGTGCTCATCTACGAGGCCATCGAGGACAATCATCTGCAGCAGAAGACGCTGAAGATCACGGACTTTGGCCTCGCCAGGGAGATGTACAACACGCAGCGGATGAGTGCGGCGGGCACGTATGCCTGGATGCCGCCCGAGGTGATCAGTGTCAGCACGTACTCCAA ATCATCGGATGTTTGGAGCTATGGTGTGCTGCTCTGGGAACTGATTACCGGCGAGACGCCCTACAAGGGATTCGATCCCCTGTCCGTGGCCTATGGCGTGGCTGTCAATACGCTGACGCTGCCGATACCAAAAACCTGCCCCGAAACCTGGGGAGCTCTCATGAAGA GCTGCTGGCAAACGGATCCACACAAGCGACCTGGTTTCAAGGAGATACTCAAGCAACTGGAGAGCATCGCTCACTCCAAGTTCACGCTGACGCCGCAAGAGTCCTTCCACTACATGCAGGAGTGCTGGAAGAAGGAGATCGCCGAGGTGCTGCACGATCTGCGCGAAAAAGAAAAG cgTTTCCAAACCATCGAAGAG GAATTGCGCAACAAGGAGGAACAGCTGCTGAGGGTGCAAAACGAGCAGCGCGAGAAGGCGACTCTCCTGAAGATCCAGGAGCAAAATCTGCGGGAACGCGAAATGGAACTGATCGAAAGGGAGTTGGTGATGATGCAGCCAGTGCCCTCAAAGCGAAAACCCAAAAAGGTCAAAAAG CATAAACCTCCTTTACAAATATCCCTGCCCACGGGCTTCCGGCACACCATTACGGCCGTACGCGACAAGGCGGAGCAGCCCGGATCGCCCTCCCTCTCTGGACTGCGCATTGTGGCAC taACCGATGGGCACAAGGGCAAGACCTGGGGCCCCTCGACGATGCACCAGCGTGAGAGATCCCTGCTCCCCAATCAGCTGGGCGGCAGCCAGTTGCCCGAGTGGCCAGCCCAGAGTTCCACCCACTCCAGCTTCAGTAAGAGTGCTCCCAATCTGGACaagaagcagcaacaacaattgcaacaacaacaacaacagcagcaacaacaacaactaacgCCGCCAGCAAATTTGGGAGCATTGTGTGGTGGTGTCGTTGCCGCTGTGGTTGGTGGAGCCGGTACAGGTATACCATATTTTCTAACGGGACAATCCATCCACCACTtgaccaacaacaacaacaacaacaaccacatcACCAACAACTCAATCAACaactccaccaccaccaccaccacaacctcctcctccaacaacaacaacaacaacataagTCACtccgccaacaacaacaacaatcaacaaaataatattattaatcataacaataatcagaataataataataataataataatagtaatcaGAATAATAGCTACAATAATAGTAACAATAACAACCTCAGCCAAACTAACTCGAACGCATCACTAGCCAATGGAATGAACTCCAACAGCAGCCAGAACAAGCTCTATCATCGGGCGCGGAGCCAGGAATACGGTCTCGATCATCATCATCCCACGTTAACGATCTCCGACGATAGCTCGGAAACGGATACGGTCACCGGGCCAATGGGCTGTTTCCCCTTTCTCAAGCCCAGTGGCGGGAATCATTTGTCGTCCGGATCCTCGGGTGTGCCCCGATTCGGTGGCAGTCTGGGCAATAGTCCGGCCGTGGGCCGTAAGAAGCACTCGCTGGACAGCAATAGCAGctgcagcaccaccaccaactGCCAGAGCAATATGGTTGGAGGGAATCCGGGTGGCAACCAGCAGCTACTGTATCCGCCGCCCTCCATCAGCCTGGCCCTGACACCCGCCTACCAGCTGCCCCAGCGATCCTCGGACGACAACAATACGTACGATCATGCCTTCTACCGGGACGTGGTGAAGAAGATCCACGCCAGCGGCAAGCGGGTCAACTCCAAGTCGAGCGGGGATCTCACCATGTACAGCTCTAGCACGAGGCTGACGATGGCGCGGGACTACGAGGATGCGGAGGAGGCCTTCGAGGGCGGTGGACGCTTCCATCGGAACGCCTCGGGCTCACAGTTTCCGCGGCACTGTTTCTTCACGCGGCAGGAAGGTGAACCATTGGATGTGGGCCAAGAGCTggacgacgaggacgaggatgagGACGAAGGAGAAGCCTCAACGACGGAGAAGGAGCCTCAGCAAGTGCGCCAAAACTCCACCACCTCGCGCAAGAGCTCGGTGACCTTTCAGAGTGTCAGCTTCGAGGAGCCGAACACCTCCATTAGCTTCGCCACCTACCGCTCCACCTCTCCGTCGCTGTCATCCTCCTCGCACTCGGCCTCCACGTCCGCCTCGTCGGGACCCACGGGCGTAGATGCCCTGAACGGCGTCGGCGGCTATCACATACAGGAGAACTCGATCCTGACCAACCGGCGAATGCTGGACGTCCAACCGCATCCGGATGTGATCCGAATGAAGGAGAACCTGCTGGCCGAGGAGCAGCGCCAGCacaccaaaaaccaaaagaagCAACGCCCCAAGCAGATCACCAAGTCCAAGTCCGTGGAGACGCCCAACGAACCGAATCACTCGCACCATCATCACTACCATCATCCGCATCATCATCGGTCCACCAGCAAGATCCAGTCCCTCCTGAATCTCTTCACGCGCTCCCACAAGAAGAAGAACTACAGCAAGCTGGCGGAGCACAATATGGCGGGCATGGGTGTGTCCGGTGCGGATTTCGTGGCCATAGATCCCTACCAGACGGATCATGGATCGATGAAGCGGAAGAGCAAGAAGAAGCAGACGCAGTCCTGCGAGCAATTGGAGAGGTGTTAG